The Sphaerospermopsis torques-reginae ITEP-024 genome has a window encoding:
- a CDS encoding sensor histidine kinase — translation MDISLQLQSLQLQNVSDINITSLKEAPIHLSSQIQPYGILLILEEPELNVLQVSNNTLNVFGISPENMVQKKLEDLIDPFQFERIKSGLLDQNLDFINPTKLWIKRKGDEYTVFDAVFHRNSEGFLILELEPAISQENIPFLSFYHLARTSINRLENTKNLREFCQIIVQEVRKVTGFDRVMLYKFDDDGHGSVIAEEKIGELESYLGLHYPESDIPKPARKLFIDNSIRLIPDANVEPVIIFPVDNPVTNRPVDLTNSILRSPAPCHIEYLHNMGVGASLTISLIKDKKLWGLIACHHKTPKYVSYELRKACEFLGRVIFSEISAREETEDYDYRMNLTYIQSLLVEYMSQEDNFIDGLVKNQPNLLDLTSATGAAVCFGGNYTLIGETPKEEELNFLVEWLKNNIEDEVFYTDSLANIYPDAISFKNVASGLLAIPISQRNYVLWFRPEVIQTVNWGGNPNQAYEVNQTQGNLHLCPRKSFELWKETVRLTSLPWQYVEIKAALELRKAIVNIVLRQADELAQLAHDLERSNAELKKFAYVASHDLQEPLNQVANYVQLLEMRYEAALDEDAKEFINFAVEGVSLMQTLIDDVLAYSKVDTQAIAFQVTEVETALEKALSNLRKRISETDTTITHDPLPTVMADGTQIMQLFLNLIGNAIKFRSHEPPKIHIGAERLEDEWLFSVRDNGIGIDPHFSDRIFVIFQRLHTRDEYPGTGMGLAICKKIIECHRGRIWVESQLGQGATFYFTIPAGGRDRERRNGRNTQNNLFS, via the coding sequence ATGGATATCAGCTTACAACTACAAAGCTTACAACTACAAAATGTTTCAGATATTAATATAACCAGCTTGAAAGAAGCACCAATTCATCTTTCTAGCCAAATTCAACCTTATGGTATTCTGTTAATATTAGAAGAACCAGAATTAAATGTATTACAGGTTAGTAATAATACCTTAAATGTTTTCGGCATTTCTCCCGAAAATATGGTGCAGAAAAAATTAGAAGATTTAATCGATCCATTCCAGTTTGAGAGAATTAAATCTGGGTTATTAGATCAGAATCTAGATTTTATCAATCCTACCAAACTTTGGATTAAGAGAAAAGGTGATGAATACACAGTATTTGATGCTGTATTTCACCGTAATTCTGAAGGTTTTTTAATTCTAGAATTAGAACCTGCAATTTCCCAAGAAAATATTCCCTTTTTAAGCTTTTACCACTTAGCCAGAACATCCATTAATCGGTTAGAAAACACCAAAAATCTGAGAGAATTTTGTCAAATCATTGTTCAGGAAGTGCGGAAAGTCACCGGATTTGATCGAGTCATGCTATATAAATTCGATGATGATGGACATGGTTCAGTTATTGCTGAAGAAAAAATAGGCGAGTTAGAATCTTACTTGGGTTTACATTATCCAGAATCAGATATTCCCAAACCTGCAAGAAAATTATTTATTGATAATTCTATCAGGTTAATTCCCGATGCTAATGTAGAACCTGTAATAATTTTTCCTGTTGATAATCCTGTTACAAATCGTCCAGTTGATTTAACTAACTCTATTCTCAGAAGTCCCGCACCTTGCCATATAGAATATTTACATAATATGGGGGTTGGTGCTTCTTTGACAATCTCTTTGATTAAAGATAAAAAACTTTGGGGATTGATTGCTTGTCATCATAAAACACCTAAATATGTTTCCTATGAATTGCGAAAAGCTTGCGAATTTTTAGGGAGAGTGATATTTTCTGAAATTTCCGCTAGAGAAGAAACCGAAGATTACGATTATCGCATGAATTTGACCTATATTCAATCACTTTTAGTTGAATATATGTCCCAAGAAGATAACTTTATTGATGGTTTGGTGAAAAACCAACCAAATCTTTTAGATTTAACCAGTGCCACAGGAGCAGCAGTTTGTTTTGGAGGAAATTATACTTTAATTGGGGAAACTCCCAAAGAAGAAGAACTGAATTTTTTAGTAGAATGGTTAAAGAATAATATAGAGGATGAAGTCTTTTATACGGATTCTTTGGCTAATATTTACCCAGATGCGATTAGTTTTAAAAATGTCGCTAGTGGTTTATTAGCTATTCCTATTTCCCAAAGGAATTATGTATTATGGTTTAGACCGGAGGTGATTCAAACTGTTAATTGGGGTGGAAATCCTAATCAAGCTTATGAAGTTAATCAAACTCAGGGAAATTTACATTTATGTCCCCGCAAATCATTTGAACTGTGGAAAGAAACAGTTAGATTAACATCCTTACCTTGGCAATATGTAGAAATCAAAGCAGCTTTAGAATTGCGGAAAGCAATTGTGAATATTGTATTACGTCAAGCGGATGAATTAGCACAATTAGCCCATGATTTAGAAAGATCAAATGCGGAATTGAAAAAATTTGCCTATGTTGCTTCCCATGATTTACAAGAACCATTAAATCAAGTAGCAAATTATGTGCAATTATTAGAAATGCGTTATGAAGCTGCCCTTGATGAAGATGCGAAAGAATTTATTAATTTTGCAGTCGAGGGAGTCAGCTTAATGCAAACCTTGATTGATGATGTATTAGCATATTCCAAAGTTGATACTCAAGCGATCGCATTTCAAGTTACAGAAGTAGAAACAGCCTTAGAAAAAGCATTAAGTAACCTCCGCAAACGCATTTCCGAAACCGACACAACCATTACCCATGATCCATTACCCACTGTCATGGCTGATGGTACACAAATAATGCAATTATTTTTAAACTTGATCGGTAATGCGATCAAATTTCGCTCTCACGAACCACCAAAAATTCATATAGGTGCAGAAAGATTAGAAGATGAATGGTTGTTCTCAGTACGCGATAATGGAATAGGCATAGATCCGCATTTTAGCGATCGCATTTTTGTCATCTTTCAACGTCTCCACACCAGGGATGAATACCCCGGTACTGGTATGGGTTTAGCAATTTGTAAAAAAATCATTGAATGTCATCGGGGGCGAATTTGGGTAGAGTCACAACTCGGACAAGGTGCAACCTTCTACTTTACCATTCCAGCAGGAGGACGTGATCGTGAGCGTAGAAACGGAAGAAACACACAAAATAATCTTTTTAGTTGA
- a CDS encoding dolichyl-phosphate-mannose--protein mannosyltransferase, whose protein sequence is MTKKWFRICTTAIFILSLILRFWGLGRFNTLVFDEVYFAQFGNNYLTNTPFFNAHPPLSQYIIGLGIWIGNHIPFWQNPVNGATGSLLSPWSYRWANAFTGSLIPLIVIFLTYQLSYRRGFALLAGLFTALDGLFLVESRYALSNIYIVIFGLIGHWFLLLALEKQNQQRWFALFIAGISFGASIGTKWNGLWFLTGAYGMWIAAWIIRWLQSFSPSPRSPLFSYLRNSFSANNNQIKNQENTPQIPLQKITQINILQMVFFLGIIPILMYSLIWIPHLQLDTSYGFIEVHQQILQFHLQLGGNDSSVHPYCAAWYKWPLMTRPMAYYYQITQSFQDPLPVFGPPLPPGAGKVVYDVHAMGNPFLWWFGLAVIIFLVVMLFVKIILPGIQQQRLFIPKNLGVDTWIGLYIVINYAANLLPWVKVNRCVFIYHYMSAVVFTFIALAWFVDQCLRSYYRGMRIFGLTITFTIIVAFVFWLPIYLGLPLSMEDYHLRMWFRSWI, encoded by the coding sequence ATGACTAAAAAATGGTTTAGAATCTGCACAACAGCAATATTTATCCTATCATTGATCTTACGATTTTGGGGATTAGGAAGATTTAATACCCTCGTATTTGATGAGGTTTATTTTGCCCAATTTGGTAATAATTATCTTACCAACACTCCCTTTTTTAATGCCCATCCTCCCCTGAGTCAATATATCATTGGTTTAGGAATTTGGATTGGTAATCATATTCCCTTTTGGCAAAATCCTGTCAACGGTGCAACAGGTTCTTTATTATCTCCTTGGAGTTATCGGTGGGCAAATGCTTTTACAGGTTCATTAATTCCCTTAATAGTTATTTTCCTCACTTATCAATTAAGCTATCGTCGTGGTTTCGCTCTATTGGCAGGTTTATTTACAGCTTTGGATGGTTTATTTTTGGTAGAATCTCGCTATGCTTTAAGTAATATCTATATAGTGATTTTTGGATTAATCGGACACTGGTTTTTATTATTAGCTTTGGAGAAACAAAATCAACAACGTTGGTTTGCTTTATTCATAGCTGGGATTAGTTTTGGTGCTTCCATTGGTACAAAATGGAACGGTTTATGGTTTCTTACTGGTGCTTATGGAATGTGGATAGCAGCTTGGATAATTCGTTGGTTGCAATCTTTTTCACCTTCACCACGATCACCTTTATTTTCTTATTTACGCAACTCCTTTTCAGCCAATAATAATCAAATTAAAAATCAAGAAAATACCCCACAAATACCACTGCAAAAAATTACGCAAATCAATATTTTACAAATGGTATTTTTTCTCGGAATTATCCCTATATTAATGTACAGTTTAATTTGGATTCCTCATCTCCAACTAGACACAAGTTATGGATTTATAGAAGTTCACCAACAAATTTTACAGTTTCATCTTCAGTTAGGTGGTAATGATTCTAGTGTACATCCTTATTGTGCTGCATGGTATAAATGGCCATTAATGACTCGCCCAATGGCTTATTATTATCAAATTACTCAAAGTTTTCAAGATCCCCTTCCTGTATTTGGACCACCCTTACCTCCTGGTGCGGGGAAAGTGGTTTATGATGTTCATGCAATGGGTAATCCTTTTTTATGGTGGTTTGGTTTGGCAGTGATTATATTTTTAGTAGTCATGTTATTTGTAAAAATCATTTTACCTGGAATACAACAACAACGATTATTTATTCCCAAAAATCTCGGCGTTGATACTTGGATTGGTTTATATATTGTTATCAATTATGCTGCTAATTTATTACCTTGGGTGAAAGTAAATCGCTGTGTCTTTATCTACCATTATATGAGTGCAGTGGTATTTACATTTATTGCACTTGCTTGGTTTGTTGATCAATGTCTTCGCAGTTATTATAGAGGAATGCGGATATTTGGACTGACAATCACTTTTACTATTATAGTTGCTTTTGTTTTTTGGCTACCTATTTATTTAGGTTTACCTCTTTCTATGGAAGATTATCACCTACGGATGTGGTTTAGAAGTTGGATTTGA
- a CDS encoding calcium-binding protein, giving the protein MTTIHGTNGNDFLVGTPANDFIYGYNGNDTLFGLEGNDYLDGGNDNDSLNGGLGNDTLIGGLGNDILDGGLGNDILDGGLGNDTLIGGLGNDILDGGLGADLLIGGDGSDTYYVDNAGDVVTEYFNDALGGVDTVFSSVNFTLGFGLENLTLTGFGNINGTGNGNNNVITGNSANNILIGGLGADTLIGGDGSDTYYVDNAGDVVTEYFNDALGGVDTVFSSVNFTLGFGLENLTLTGFGNINGTGNGNNNVITGNSANNILNGGLGADTLIGGDGSDTYYVDNAGDVVTEYFNDALGGVDTVFSSVNFTLGFGLENLTLTGFGNINGTGNGNNNVITGNSANNILIGGLGADTLIGGDGSDTYYVDNAGDVVTEYFNDALGGVDTVFSSVNFTLGFGLENLTLTGFGNINGTGNGNNNVITGNSANNILNGGLGADTLIGGLGADTLIGGLGADKFVFNNQFQGVDIIKDFQWTQGDQIVVSQIGFGATSLNQFSYNSLNGNLSFLGNTFAVIENKPSGFVVALDVVLV; this is encoded by the coding sequence ATGACTACCATACATGGCACAAATGGAAATGACTTTTTAGTGGGAACACCTGCAAATGACTTCATCTACGGCTACAATGGCAATGATACCCTCTTTGGTCTTGAAGGCAATGATTATCTAGATGGTGGTAATGACAATGATTCACTCAATGGTGGCTTAGGTAATGATACCCTGATTGGTGGCTTAGGCAATGACATTCTTGATGGTGGCTTAGGCAATGACATTCTTGATGGTGGCTTAGGCAATGATACCCTGATTGGTGGCTTAGGCAATGACATTCTTGATGGTGGCTTAGGTGCTGATCTCCTGATTGGTGGTGATGGTAGTGACACATACTATGTAGATAATGCAGGTGATGTAGTTACGGAATACTTTAACGATGCTTTGGGTGGTGTAGATACAGTATTCTCCTCTGTGAACTTCACCCTGGGATTTGGACTAGAAAACCTGACATTAACTGGTTTTGGTAATATTAATGGTACAGGGAATGGCAATAACAATGTGATCACTGGTAACAGTGCCAATAACATTCTCATTGGTGGCTTAGGTGCCGATACCCTGATTGGTGGTGATGGCAGTGACACATACTATGTAGATAATGCAGGTGATGTAGTTACGGAATACTTTAACGATGCTTTGGGTGGTGTAGATACAGTATTCTCCTCTGTGAACTTCACTTTGGGATTTGGACTAGAAAACCTGACATTAACTGGTTTTGGTAATATTAATGGTACAGGGAATGGCAATAACAATGTGATCACTGGTAACAGTGCCAATAACATTCTTAATGGTGGCTTAGGTGCTGATACCCTGATTGGTGGTGATGGTAGTGACACATACTATGTAGATAATGCAGGTGATGTAGTTACGGAATACTTTAACGATGCTTTGGGTGGTGTAGATACAGTATTCTCCTCTGTGAACTTCACTTTGGGATTTGGACTAGAAAACCTGACATTAACTGGTTTTGGTAATATTAATGGTACAGGGAATGGCAATAACAATGTGATCACTGGTAACAGTGCCAATAACATTCTCATTGGTGGCTTAGGTGCCGATACCCTGATTGGTGGTGATGGCAGTGACACATACTATGTAGATAATGCAGGTGATGTAGTTACGGAATACTTTAACGATGCTTTGGGTGGTGTAGATACAGTATTCTCCTCTGTGAACTTCACTTTGGGATTTGGACTAGAAAACCTGACATTAACTGGTTTTGGTAATATTAATGGTACAGGGAATGGCAATAACAATGTGATCACTGGTAACAGTGCCAATAACATTCTTAATGGTGGCTTAGGTGCTGATACCCTGATTGGTGGTTTAGGTGCTGATACCCTGATTGGTGGTTTAGGTGCTGATAAATTTGTATTCAACAACCAATTTCAAGGTGTTGATATCATCAAGGACTTCCAGTGGACACAGGGTGATCAAATCGTGGTCAGCCAAATTGGATTTGGTGCTACCTCCTTGAATCAGTTCAGCTATAACTCCTTAAATGGTAATTTGTCCTTCCTGGGGAATACATTTGCCGTAATTGAGAACAAACCATCAGGTTTTGTGGTTGCCTTAGATGTTGTATTGGTCTAG
- a CDS encoding NB-ARC domain-containing protein: MNEQEIIRQFRDWLHQKRGIDLNLDVLEEEIFKYSLEGISYSRMSEKIPNYDLSYISNVKAPKLWRKLRQLTGLDINKKNCRATIKKILKSEQPQVFEKIRQNISHINLREAQDFNDFYGRTIELAKLDEWIIKQEYRLVCIFGLTGIGKTALVRELVENIKDNFDYVIWKNLEFSPDWEQFITHLESCFGYRSSEISSFPRILNLIDYLKNHRCLLVFDQWEGVMGNTTSSENYNKLLSQIGNLRHQSCVLLTSLQKPAILDSIRNQNHLKQLSLSGLDNKDARILLHNLGLQDPGMDTLIRNYKGHPLALILVGENIKSVHNGKIEKVLDSTLFLHNVFMDLLDNQIYSLPNLQQNIIKTLAAATEPQTIFQIYQYFPDSSQGEISDAINNLWKVGIIDKDDILEEIILWVLNPLIQKYIRRRYQ, from the coding sequence ATGAATGAACAAGAAATAATCAGACAATTCCGGGATTGGTTGCATCAAAAAAGAGGAATAGATTTGAACTTAGATGTTCTGGAAGAAGAAATTTTCAAATATTCTTTAGAAGGTATATCTTATAGTAGAATGAGTGAGAAAATTCCCAATTATGACTTATCTTATATCAGTAATGTAAAAGCTCCCAAATTATGGAGAAAGTTGAGACAACTTACAGGATTAGATATCAACAAGAAAAATTGCAGAGCAACCATCAAAAAAATTTTAAAATCTGAACAACCACAAGTATTTGAAAAAATAAGACAAAATATATCACATATAAATTTACGAGAAGCACAAGATTTTAATGATTTCTATGGACGCACAATAGAACTAGCTAAGTTGGATGAATGGATAATTAAGCAAGAGTATCGTTTAGTATGTATTTTTGGGCTAACTGGAATTGGTAAAACTGCCTTAGTCAGAGAGTTAGTAGAAAACATTAAAGATAATTTTGATTATGTTATTTGGAAAAATCTAGAATTTTCGCCTGATTGGGAACAATTTATAACTCATTTGGAAAGTTGCTTTGGATATCGTAGTTCAGAAATAAGTTCATTTCCCAGAATTTTAAATCTGATTGATTATTTAAAAAACCATCGTTGTTTGTTAGTATTTGATCAATGGGAAGGAGTTATGGGGAATACAACGTCATCGGAAAATTATAACAAATTACTTAGCCAGATTGGTAATTTGCGACATCAAAGTTGTGTGTTGTTAACTAGTTTACAAAAACCTGCGATCCTAGATTCAATCAGAAATCAAAATCATCTTAAGCAATTGTCATTATCTGGTTTAGATAATAAAGATGCGAGGATATTATTACACAATTTAGGACTTCAAGATCCGGGTATGGATACATTAATTAGAAACTATAAAGGACATCCATTAGCTTTGATCTTAGTTGGTGAAAATATTAAAAGTGTACATAATGGTAAAATTGAGAAAGTTCTGGATAGTACATTGTTTCTGCATAATGTATTCATGGATTTATTGGACAACCAGATTTATTCTTTGCCTAATTTACAACAAAATATTATCAAGACATTAGCAGCAGCAACAGAACCGCAAACCATTTTTCAAATTTATCAATATTTTCCTGATTCCTCTCAAGGAGAAATTAGTGATGCGATAAATAATTTATGGAAAGTTGGCATTATTGACAAGGATGATATACTAGAAGAGATAATTCTTTGGGTTCTTAATCCTTTAATTCAAAAATATATTAGAAGACGTTACCAATGA
- a CDS encoding tellurite resistance TerB family protein has product MTKYDKIFQSKEISEESLSPEEAVAAIGVITGIIDSSIEDLDAESLASILWEFEVFDEYSAEEMLEIVDRLVAIAENEGLGALFNTANASLVDEIVLDAFAAGVVLLLDDETLTIPTPKQPYIKQLQQALELEDIEAEEMIKEIIAAIEEAEYQEEYVDIEQETILLDEFGQEIYQSPLGNFIVPIPVTPEQGGKIQSQEGIVGFSDDVGTLLRIDYYPLPTEHLATMESQGSETYLHSILVEKYLPQAIFVNVPGAEIKYTEYLQDTLKGYYYVLVDMPKGSTISKQETNGNAIRLDAYRGLLAFINGDFLYIVSSQRTFFNGDIPGSILDEAEDIKQNILEFIETMEFS; this is encoded by the coding sequence ATGACCAAGTATGATAAAATATTTCAGTCAAAAGAAATCTCAGAAGAATCACTAAGTCCAGAAGAAGCGGTAGCCGCTATAGGTGTAATTACCGGAATAATTGATTCTTCCATTGAAGACTTAGATGCAGAAAGTTTAGCCAGTATTCTCTGGGAATTTGAGGTTTTTGATGAATACTCAGCCGAGGAAATGCTAGAAATAGTTGATAGACTAGTAGCGATCGCTGAAAATGAAGGACTAGGGGCATTATTCAACACCGCCAACGCCAGCCTTGTAGATGAAATAGTATTAGATGCCTTTGCTGCTGGGGTAGTATTGCTTTTAGACGACGAAACCCTAACTATTCCCACACCAAAACAGCCGTACATCAAACAACTACAACAAGCTTTAGAACTAGAAGATATAGAAGCAGAAGAAATGATCAAAGAAATCATAGCTGCAATAGAAGAAGCAGAATATCAAGAAGAATATGTAGACATAGAACAGGAAACAATATTATTAGATGAATTTGGACAAGAAATATATCAATCACCTTTGGGTAATTTTATTGTTCCCATACCAGTTACCCCAGAACAGGGAGGAAAAATTCAAAGTCAAGAAGGAATAGTTGGCTTTTCTGATGATGTCGGTACTTTACTGAGAATAGATTATTATCCTCTCCCAACCGAACATTTAGCAACAATGGAATCTCAAGGATCAGAAACATATCTTCACTCAATTCTGGTCGAGAAATATCTACCACAAGCCATTTTTGTTAATGTCCCAGGTGCAGAAATCAAATATACAGAATATTTGCAAGATACCTTAAAAGGTTATTATTATGTATTAGTTGATATGCCCAAAGGTTCAACAATTTCCAAACAAGAAACTAACGGCAATGCCATCAGATTAGATGCCTATCGGGGTTTGTTAGCATTTATCAATGGTGACTTTTTGTATATAGTTAGCAGTCAGCGGACATTTTTCAATGGTGACATTCCGGGTTCTATTTTGGATGAAGCTGAGGATATTAAACAAAATATTTTAGAGTTTATCGAGACAATGGAGTTTAGTTAG